Proteins co-encoded in one Brassica oleracea var. oleracea cultivar TO1000 chromosome C4, BOL, whole genome shotgun sequence genomic window:
- the LOC106342873 gene encoding 3-isopropylmalate dehydratase large subunit, with product MASAVISSSPFVCKSPAKDLGFSSFRKPSQISIHGCQKKSISRKIVSVMAPQRSSSTSGSVKTGMTMTEKILAKAAEKSHVVPGDNIWVNVDVLMTHDVCGPGAFGIFKREFGENAKVWDSEKIVVIPDHYIFTTDKRANRNVDIMREHCREQNIKYFYDITDLGDFRANPDYKGVCHVALAQEGHCRPGEVLLGTDSHTCTAGAFGQFATGIGNTDAGFVLGTGKILLKVPPTMRFILDGEMPSYLQAKDLILQIIGEISVAGATYKTMEFSGTTIESLTMEERMTLCNMVVEAGGKNGVIPPDATTFNYVENRTSVPFQPVYSDGNASFVADYRFDVSKLEPVVAKPHSPDNRALARECKDVKIDRVYIGSCTGGKTEDFMAAAKLFHAAGKQVKVPTFLVPATQKVWMDVYALPVPGAGGKTCAQIFEEAGCDTPTSPSCGACLGGPADTYARLNEPQVCVSTTNRNFPGRMGHKEGQIYLASPYTAAASALTGHVTDPREFLQ from the exons ATGGCTTCCGCTGTAATCTCTTCCTCTCCTTTCGTCTGCAAATCCCCCGCTAAG GATTTGGGGTTTTCTTCGTTCCGTAAACCATCGCAGATTTCGATTCATGGATGCCAGAAGAAATCGATTTCTCGGAAGATCGTCTCCGTCATGGCTCCGCAGCGCTCATCGTCCACGTCAGGATCG GTGAAAACTGGGATGACGATGACGGAGAAGATTCTGGCGAAGGCAGCAGAGAAGTCACACGTGGTCCCTGGTGATAACATTTGGGTTAACGTTGATGTTCTTATGACTCATGATGTCTGTGGCCCTGGCGCTTTTGGTATCTTCAAAAGAGAGTTCGGTGAAAACGCTAAG GTTTGGGACTCCGAGAAGATCGTTGTTATACCAGACCATTACATATTCACAACTGATAAGCGTGCTAACCGCAACGTCGACATTATGAGGGAGCATTGCAGGGAACAGAACATCAAGTATTTCTATGATATCACGGACCTCGGAGATTTTAGG GCTAATCCTGACTACAAAGGTGTTTGCCATGTTGCGCTTGCACAAGAAGGTCATTGCAGGCCAGGAGAG GTTTTGTTAGGAACAGACTCACACACATGTACTGCTGGAGCATTCGGTCAGTTTGCTACAGGGATTGGAAACACTGATGCAGGCTTTGTGTTAGGCACTGGAAAAATCCTCCTTAAG GTTCCACCAACTATGAGGTTTATCTTGGATGGTGAAATGCCCAGTTATTTGCAAGCAAAGGATCTGATTCTGCAG ATCATTGGTGAAATATCTGTCGCTGGTGCAACTTACAAGACGATGGAGTTCAGTGGTACAACTATTGAAAGTCTGACT ATGGAAGAACGAATGACATTGTGCAACATGGTTGTGGAAGCTGGGGGAAAGAATGGTGTCATCCCTCCTGATGCGACGACATTTAATTACGTTGAG AATAGGACATCTGTACCCTTTCAGCCTGTATATAGTGATGGAAATGCAAG CTTTGTGGCAGATTATAGATTTGATGTGTCAAAGCTAGAGCCTGTGGTTGCTAAG CCTCATTCTCCTGATAATCGTGCTCTAGCGAGAGAATGCAAAGATGTGAAAATTGACAGAGTATACATCGGTTCTTGTACTGGTGGGAAGACCGAGGATTTTATGGCTGCAGCTAAACTTTTCCATGCAGCA GGAAAGCAAGTCAAGGTTCCAACTTTCCTTGTCCCGGCCACTCAGAAG GTATGGATGGACGTGTATGCACTCCCAGTACCTGGAGCAGGTGGAAAGACATGTGCGCAGATTTTCGAAGAAGCTGGATGTGACACACCAACCAGTCCTAGCTGCGGTGCCTGCCTTGGTGGCCCAGCAGACACCTACGCTCGTTTGAATGAACCTCAA GTGTGTGTCTCGACAACGAACAGGAACTTCCCCGGTCGGATGGGGCACAAAGAAGGGCAGATATACTTGGCTTCTCCTTACACTGCTGCAGCCTCGGCTCTAACCGGCCATGTCACCGACCCAAGAGAGTTCTTGCAGTAG
- the LOC106338709 gene encoding uncharacterized protein LOC106338709 — protein sequence MCSSFNFPHPTTTADDFENPYKVYWVDRSVALDLVGTHETPKTVREGYYGAYLSFFRSCGLIFPIPEPILEVLAELGLSLTQLLPNFLRHLVAFLVKAREEGLAFRRSEFRQLVLVATSSRTSLIDMRSGASNYFVFKMDRASTGDYDFSQLPWHWAENIDEIHGLMRVLRRGRSNWSTFDRSWIQTSFALPVRTDSAPLVEESEDEAEHSQELVRRSSFRTSGSASRGRASGKSPLISIHDSDDEDVSGEYRPPVSLSPGSEDKTVAATRKRRQSSEGALPGPSHPRLVSEGDGSSFAAQSDLISLAGRMRSAGCRLPSLASSVEREAYAKVDVASSKVMKAFNEYVVTMEDYVVASRNDMEIESIGFEIKRLSKELKVTKREGKKDAEKIEALTEDWRRFHLENEALTSQKVAQRAKIAALEVERDRDIRSESRIARRDIAAKYREVLESLKDRWASKKKEVSTEIRLQEVTANIDLLTELKDGGLTVDADLARLKGMEGDCEDLVASAAVPDWSISEVDLP from the exons ATGTGTTCGTCTTTCAATTTCCCTCATCCGACTACTACAGCCGATGATTTCGAGAACCCTTATAAGGTGTATTGGGTTGATCGTTCTGTCGCCCTTGACTTGGTCGGTACGCATGAGACTCCCAAAACTGTGAGAGAAGGCTACTACGGAGCCTATCTTTCCTTCTTTCGCTCATGCGGTCTTATCTTCCCGATCCCGGAGCCAATACTCGAGGTCCTGGCGGAGCTTGGGTTATCGCTTACCCAGCTTCTCCCGAACTTTCTTAGGCATCTCGTCGCCTTCTTGGTTAAGGCTAGGGAGGAGGGTCTTGCTTTTCGTCGTAGCGAGTTTCGTCAGCTCGTTCTG GTCGCCACTTCATCGAGGACATCCCTTATCGACATGAGAAGTGGCGCGAGCAATTATTTTGTTTTCAAGATGGATCGAGCATCTACGGGTGACTACGACTTCTCCCAGCTTCCCTGGCATTGGGCCGAGAATATTG ATGAGATCCATGGTCTGATGAGGGTCCTTCGGAGAGGTCGTTCGAACTGGTCTACTTTTGATCGATCTTGGATTCAAACTAGCTTCGCCTTGCCGGTGAGGACCGACAGTGCTCCTTTGGTTGAGGAGTCTGAAGACGAGGCCGAACATTCCCAGGAG CTTGTGAGGAGGTCGTCGTTCCGAACTTCTGGGTCAGCATCGAGGGGCCGAGCTTCCGGAAAATCTCCCTTGATCTCGATTCATGATTCCGACGACGAAGATGTTTCAGGAGAATATCGACCTCCTGTCTCGTTGAGTCCTGGCTCAGAAGACAAGACTGTGGCGGCGACTCGCAAGCGACGTCAGTCATCGGAGGGTGCCTTGCCTGGTCCGTCTCATCCTAGGCTTGTTTCTGAGGGAGATGGTTCTTCGTTTGCGGCCCAAAGCGACCTAATTTCCCTCGCTGGTCGCATGAGGTCTGCGGGTTGCCGTCTCCCATCTCTCGCTTCCTCAGTCGAGAGGGAAGCCTACGCCAAGGTTGATGTGGCAAGCTCTAAG GTGATGAAAGCTTTTAATGAATATGTTGTGACGATGGAAGATTATGTCGTGGCTTCTCGGAACGACATGGAAATCGAGAGCATTGGTTTTGAGATCAAGAGGCTTTCGAAGGAGCTTAAAGTCACCAAGCGAGAAGGGAAGAAGGATGCCGAAAAGATCGAAGCTTTGACTGAAGACTGGAGGAGATTTCATCTGGAGAACGAGGCTCTCACGTCCCAGAAGGTTGCTCAAAGGGCAAAAATTGCGGCGCTCGAGGTCGAGAGAGATCGAGACATTCGCAGCGAGTCTCGTATTGCACGTCGCGATATCGCGGCTAAGTATCGGGAAGTTCTTGAATCTTTGAAGGATAGGTGGGCGAGCAAGAAGAAGGAAGTGTCTACTGAGATCCGGCTACAAGAGGTGACCGCCAACATCGATCTCCTGACCGAGCTCAAGGATGGGGGCCTGACTGTGGATGCGGACCTTGCTCGATTAAAGGGAATGGAAGGAGACTGCGAGGATCTTGTCGCCTCCGCCGCCGTGCCGGATTGGTCGATCTCCGAGGTCGATCTTCCTTAA